The following are from one region of the Amia ocellicauda isolate fAmiCal2 chromosome 1, fAmiCal2.hap1, whole genome shotgun sequence genome:
- the gnb3a gene encoding guanine nucleotide-binding protein G(I)/G(S)/G(T) subunit beta-3a, translating to MGEVEQLRKEAETLKNQITEARKAVADTTLADIVAGTEVVGRIQMRTRKTLRGHLAKIYAMHWSTDSRLLVSASQDGKLIVWDSYTTNKVNAIPLKSSWVMTCSYAPSGNFVACGGLDNMCSIYNLKTREGNVKVSRELAGHTGYLSCCRFLNDNEIVTSSGDTTCALWDIETGTQKTVFTGHTGDCMSLAVSPEFNLFISGACDSSAKLWDVREGACRQTFTGHESDINAICFFPNGNAICTGSDDATCKLFDLRADQELISFSHESIICGITSIAMSRSGRLILAGYDDFNCNIWDALKAERVGVLSGHDNRVSCIGVTCDGMAACTGSWDSFLKIWN from the exons ATGGGAGAAGTGGAGCAGCTTCGCAAAGAGGCAGAGACCCTCAAAAATCAAATCACT GAAGCACGAAAGGCAGTGGCCGACACGACCTTGGCGGACATCGTCGCAGGGACAGAGGTAGTGGGGCGTATCCAGATGAGGACCAGGAAGACGCTCAGAGGACACCTGGCCAAGATCTACGCCATGCACTGGAGCACCGACTCCAG GTTGTTGGTCAGTGCCTCACAGGATGGAAAGTTGATTGTGTGGGACAGCTACACAACTAATAAG GTGAATGCAATCCCTCTGAAGTCCTCGTGGGTGATGACATGCTCATACGCTCCCTCTGGGAACTTTGTGGCATGTGGAGGCCTGGACAACATGTGCTCCATCTACAACCTCAAGACCAGGGAGGGCAATGTCAAAGTCAGCCGAGAGCTGGCTGGCCACACAG GCTACCTCTCCTGTTGCCGCTTCCTGAACGACAATGAGATCGTGACCAGCTCTGGAGACACCACCTG CGCTCTATGGGATATTGAGACAGGCACGCAGAAGACAGTGTTCACAGGCCACACTGGAGACTGCATGAGCTTGGCTGTCTCGCCCGAATTCAACCTGTTCATCTCCGGGGCCTGCGACTCCTCGGCCAAGCTGTGGGACGTCCGGGAGGGAGCCTGCAGGCAGACCTTCACTGGGCACGAATCAGACATCAACGCCATCTGC TTCTTTCCCAATGGTAATGCCATCTGCACAGGCTCAGATGATGCCACCTGCAAGCTCTTTGACCTCCGCGCTGACCAGGAGCTGATTAGTTTTTCCCACGAGAGCATCATCTGTGGCATCACCTCCATTGCCATGTCCCGCAGCGGCAGGCTCATCCTGGCCGGGTACGATGACTTCAACTGCAACATCTGGGACGCCCTGAAGGCCGAGAGAGTGG gaGTTCTCTCTGGTCATGATAACCGTGTAAGCTGCATTGGAGTGACCTGTGATGGCATGGCTGCCTGCACAGGATCCTGGGATAGCTTCCTGAAAATCTGGAACtga
- the p3h3 gene encoding prolyl 3-hydroxylase 3 yields the protein MAFLRHGEFGDVAPASRLLSLLLCLSLSPLGARGSGDSAAGLLPPYDGLYHSGVRAYFAEDWDQAAEMIEKSLSTRAELLRTRRLCHDSCATEGALSRLDRLGGSLWELAVWGGLQRRAECLSYCLRGKVAPAALAPVSMETLQDFHSKTPYNYLQVTYYKLNRMDRAAAAAHTFYVSNPSHLEMRNNLQKYRRMKGVKEEAFQDRESEKHWALYDSAMQAEGSSNWLQAAKDWRECVNETLATTDKCRAQCAGEGLPPDTHQSEPTEGLYERVAVLSLYLLSCRQSCVSLVAIRPGRISPMEDFLPFLLEHLHLAEFKAGLLQEAVSSVRALLLFTPEDQDSLSNLQIYLQTLGGDVADSSEPREDISHYVTRSLAEKELLYFASENLGFNFTDPDLWTPENIIPQSLREARRAEREELNNREERRERERETDDSGFYAGGPIPLPGVSVTMDDVALNGTNRVVLDGVLSPEECGIILGLATAAVSSGDGYRGRRSPHTPHEKFQGLTVLRALRLSQEGRVSQSDARLLYDISERVRALLQSYFRSPSHLFFSFTHLVCRSAVTGDQEGRTDLSHPIHVDNCLLEPETRQCWREPPAFTHRDLSALLYLNDDFQGGQLIFTDRDAKTVTASVSPQCGRLVGFSSGPVNPHGVYAVTAGRRCALAMWFTLERKHRDMEREEVDAVWGAEGQKVMAEKEDESPQPPRSGRSEGGRGRRVGRERGMEVRDEL from the exons ATGGCGTTTCTTAGACACGGGGAATTTGGCGACGTGGCGCCTGCCTCCAggctcctctccctcctcctctgcctctccctctccccgctGGGGGCCCGGGGGTCCGGAGACTCCGCGGCCGGCTTGCTGCCGCCCTATGACGGCCTGTATCACTCCGGGGTCCGGGCGTACTTCGCGGAGGACTGGGACCAGGCAGCGGAGATGATCGAGAAGTCTCTCAGCACCCGAGCGGAGCTGCTGCGGACGCGGCGCCTCTGTCACGACAGCTGCGCCACAGAGGGCGCCCTGTCCCGGCTGG ACAGGCTGGGGGGCTCTCTGTGGGAGTTGGCGGTGTGGGGGGGGCTGCAGCGGAGGGCGGAGTGTCTGTCTTACTGTCTGCGTGGGAAAGTGGCCCCCGCTGCCCTGGCCCCAGTGTCCATGGAAACACTGCAGGACTTCCACAGCAAAACCCCCTACAACTACCTCCAGGTCACATACTATAAG ttgaACAGGATGGACCGGGCAGCAGCAGCTGCTCACACATTCTATGTGTCGAACCCGAGTCACCTGGAGATGAGAAACAACCTGCAGAAATATCGACGCATGAAAGGAGTGAAGGAAGAGGCCTtccaggacagagagagtgagaaacaCTGG GCTCTGTACGACTCTGCCATGCAGGCCGAGGGCTCGTCCAATTGGCTGCAGGCAGCAAAGGACTGGAGGGAGTGTGTGAACGAGACCCTGGCCACCACAGACAAGTGCAGGGCACAGTGTGCCGGGGAGGGGCTGCCGCCAGACACCCACCAATCAGAGCCCACTGAGGGGCTGTATGAGAGAGTGGCTG ttctgtctctctacctcctctccTGTCGTCAGTCCTGTGTCTCTCTCGTTGCCATACGCCCCGGAAGGATTTCACCCATGGAGGACTTTCTGCCTTTCCTGCTGGAACACCTACATCTCGCAGAGTtcaaag CCGGTCTCCTGCAGGAGGCAGTGTCCTCAGTGCGCGCTCTGCTGCTCTTCACCCCTGAAGACCAGGACTCTCTGTCTAACCTACAGATCTACCTGCAGACCCTCGGGGGGGATGTGGCTGACAGCTCAGAGCCCAGAGAG GATATCTCTCACTATGTCACTCGCTCATTAGCGGAAAAGGAGCTGCTGTATTTCGCATCAGAGAATCTGGGCTTCAACTTCACTGACCCG GATCTGTGGACTCCAGAAAACATTATTCCTCAATCTCTCAGGGAGGCCAGGag GGCTGAGCGAGAGGAACTGAACAATAGAGAGGAgcggcgagagagagagagagagacggatgaCAGTGGCTTCTATGCAG GGGGTCCCATCCCTCTCCCTGGGGTGAGCGTCACGATGGATGATGTCGCTCTGAACGGGACCAATCGTGTGGTGCTGGACGGGGTTCTGAGCCCGGAGGAATGCGGCATCATCCTGGGATTGGCCACG GCTGCCGTATCTTCAGGGGATGGCTACCGGGGGCGCCGGTCACCGCACACTCCCCACGAGAAATTCCAGGGACTGACTGTGCTGAGAGCTCTGCGA ctctctCAGGAGGGGCGAGTTAGCCAGTCAGACGCAAGGCTCCTTTATGACATCAGTGAGCGGGTGCGCGCTCTCCTCCAATCATATTTCAGGagtccctctcacctcttcttCTCCTTTACTCACCTGGTGTGTCGCTCTGCTGTGACAG GGGATCAAGAGGGCCGCACTGACCTGTCTCACCCTATCCATGTGGACAACTGTCTGCTGGAACCCGAGACTCGCCAGTGCTGGAGAGAGCCACCGGCCTTCACTCACAGAGACCTTAG TGCTCTGCTGTACCTGAATGACGATTTCCAGGGGGGGCAGCTGATCTTCACTGACCGAGATGCCAAAACTGTCACT GCCTCTGTCTCTCCTCAGTGTGGGCGATTAGTGGGCTTCTCCTCAGGACCGGTCAATCCCCATGGCGTCTACGCAGTGACGGCTGGCCGGCGCTGTGCCCTGGCCATGTGGTTCACCCTGGAGAGAAAGCACAGAGACATG gagcGCGAGGAGGTGGATGCCGTGTGGGGAGCAGAAGGGCAGAAAGTGATGGCGGAGAAGGAAGACGAGTCACCCCAGCCCCCCCGCTCCGGCCGAAGcgagggaggaagagggaggagggtagggagggagagagggatggaagTCAGGGATGAGCTGTGA